The following nucleotide sequence is from Prosthecobacter dejongeii.
TGCGACTCCTCCCGGATTGAGCCGGGGCTCAGGACAGCACCGGATTGCTTTCCACCAGGGCGTACACTTCCACGGGCTCAGGCTGGCCTTTGACGGCGTGGATGCCCACGTTTTTGTACTCTTTGGTGCCATCGGACCAGCCTTCCACAAAGGAAGAACCAGCCAGGACCGGGACCTGGAGCTTGCGGGTGAGACTCTCAATGCGGAAGGTCACGTTCACGGCTTCCCCCACAGCGGTATTCACTCCACGGCCCATGGCACCCAGGGCCACATCGCCGATATTCAGGCCCACGTGGCAATAGACTTCCATGTTCATCTCATCGCGCATCATTTTACGCACGGGGGATTCGCTAGCCTCAGGGCTACTCAGCAGGCGCGCGGCCTCGGTGGCCTGACTGCGCATCTCATCACTGTCTCCCACCCAGTAGGCAAAGACGCCATCGCCGATGAATTTATCAATGATCGCCCCACGGGGTTTTAGGATGCGCTCACAGTCCGCATACCATTCCCGCAACATCGTGGCTACCTGCTCCGCACTGAGCTGGGCCGAGATGTTGGTGAAATTACGCAGGTCTCCCACCAAAAGAGTCGCCTTCACCGTGCGCATGGGCAGGGCGATGGTGTGCAGCATCTGGGTGCCGCTGCCGGTGTTTTGGGAATGCT
It contains:
- a CDS encoding adenylate/guanylate cyclase domain-containing protein, translated to MPAFLRAHDKGVEYSLEDFTLLGRSPDATIRLTDAGVSRQHATIRRDGNLFWVSDLGSANGSFVNDVAVTTARALRHGDRIQLGTCVFIFETDEGEHSQNTGSGTQMLHTIALPMRTVKATLLVGDLRNFTNISAQLSAEQVATMLREWYADCERILKPRGAIIDKFIGDGVFAYWVGDSDEMRSQATEAARLLSSPEASESPVRKMMRDEMNMEVYCHVGLNIGDVALGAMGRGVNTAVGEAVNVTFRIESLTRKLQVPVLAGSSFVEGWSDGTKEYKNVGIHAVKGQPEPVEVYALVESNPVLS